A part of Corynebacterium mustelae genomic DNA contains:
- a CDS encoding DNA polymerase IV: MQRWVLHIDMDAFFASVEQLTRPTLRGRPVLVGGTSGRGVVAGASYEARALGARSAMPMHQARALVGFRGISVRPRHKLYSMVSRRVFQLVAARAGVIEQISIDEAFMEPPALVGASPDEVRQWANELREAIRAETGLPSSIGAGAGKQAAKIGSGMAKPDGTFVISRAEEAEILGPLPVRKLWGIGPVAEVKLQRMGVYTIADFAALPPKEVEISLGKAVGLSLWNVARGNDTAPVAPRAEAKSIGAEYTYPKDLITRTELDTAVDRAFAAAFRRLIADGRGARTVSVKLKLADFHIESRSQSVLYATDDQSQLRSMVDLLVRYPDEVGPIRLVGVSFSNLEKPSQEMLFPELQFVKPTTIVETDWESGVRGDNTHETAIDLPEETESSEEPAVTWFPTQDVFHPEFGHGWIQGVGHGIVTVRFETRTTTHSFTKTFGVFDEQLQAGDPLDSVEWDEWFMRQEAE; encoded by the coding sequence ATGCAGCGGTGGGTGTTACATATCGACATGGACGCGTTTTTTGCATCCGTCGAACAACTCACCAGACCCACCCTCCGGGGTAGGCCTGTGCTGGTGGGAGGCACCTCCGGGCGGGGAGTGGTCGCCGGGGCAAGCTACGAAGCCCGCGCCCTGGGAGCACGATCAGCAATGCCGATGCACCAAGCCCGCGCCCTGGTGGGGTTTCGCGGAATTAGTGTACGCCCCAGGCACAAGCTGTACTCGATGGTGTCGCGCCGGGTGTTTCAGTTGGTGGCGGCGCGTGCCGGGGTGATTGAGCAGATCAGTATCGACGAGGCGTTTATGGAACCGCCTGCCTTGGTCGGAGCTTCGCCGGATGAGGTGCGTCAGTGGGCGAATGAGCTGCGTGAGGCAATTAGAGCGGAGACGGGGTTGCCGTCGTCGATAGGTGCCGGGGCGGGTAAACAAGCGGCGAAGATCGGGTCGGGCATGGCCAAACCCGACGGTACGTTCGTGATTTCGCGCGCGGAAGAAGCAGAGATTTTAGGGCCACTGCCGGTGCGGAAACTGTGGGGGATCGGGCCGGTTGCGGAGGTGAAATTGCAGCGAATGGGGGTTTACACCATCGCTGATTTTGCGGCGCTGCCGCCCAAGGAAGTGGAAATCAGCCTGGGTAAAGCGGTCGGATTGTCGCTGTGGAATGTTGCGCGCGGCAACGACACCGCCCCGGTTGCGCCCCGCGCGGAGGCGAAGTCGATTGGTGCGGAATATACCTACCCAAAGGATCTCATCACCCGCACCGAGCTTGACACCGCCGTTGATCGAGCTTTCGCAGCCGCTTTTCGACGCCTTATCGCCGATGGGCGTGGAGCCCGTACTGTCAGCGTCAAGCTAAAACTGGCGGATTTTCATATCGAATCCAGGTCGCAATCCGTGCTGTATGCCACCGACGACCAGTCACAACTGCGCAGCATGGTCGATCTTCTGGTGCGGTACCCGGACGAAGTAGGGCCAATCCGCTTGGTGGGGGTGTCGTTTTCCAATCTGGAAAAGCCAAGCCAAGAAATGCTATTTCCGGAACTGCAATTCGTCAAACCCACCACGATCGTGGAAACGGATTGGGAATCCGGGGTGCGGGGCGACAACACCCACGAAACTGCCATCGATCTACCCGAGGAAACCGAAAGCTCAGAGGAACCGGCGGTGACGTGGTTTCCCACTCAGGATGTGTTCCACCCGGAATTTGGGCACGGCTGGATTCAAGGGGTGGGGCATGGGATAGTGACAGTGCGGTTTGAAACTCGCACTACAACACACAGTTTTACCAAAACATTTGGCGTGTTCGATGAGCAATTACAGGCGGGTGATCCGTTGGACAGTGTGGAGTGGGACGAGTGGTTTATGCGGCAAGAAGCCGAGTAA
- a CDS encoding type II toxin-antitoxin system Phd/YefM family antitoxin, with protein MMHVPLSQFRDKLSDYIAAAQREPVVVTSRGARRRAVVVSPEFYDQAVQAIEEQEDIRAATEARNENGRVLNDELIRELGI; from the coding sequence ATGATGCACGTACCCCTTTCCCAATTCCGCGATAAACTAAGCGACTACATCGCGGCTGCGCAGCGCGAACCCGTAGTTGTCACGTCGCGTGGAGCTAGGCGTCGCGCAGTTGTGGTTTCACCTGAGTTTTACGATCAAGCAGTGCAAGCGATCGAAGAACAAGAGGATATTCGCGCAGCAACCGAAGCACGCAACGAGAACGGACGTGTCTTAAATGATGAACTCATCCGCGAACTAGGGATCTGA
- a CDS encoding ATP-binding protein, which produces MENLNVQMLVPEDEYAEQIEFLRRWDDGPKPPGWQLTPQAVVAFICGAAGLRLAGNTRMDIPPKFIGDKALVERCVVTLAGARGLLLVGEPGTAKSMLSELLAAAISGTSALTVQGSAGTTEDQLRYGWNYGLLLAEGPSINALVPSPVLTAMTSGKVARIEEITRCQPEIQDSLVPVLSERRIAIPELGDYSVAAREGFCVIATANLRDRGVSEMSAALKRRFNFEHIDPIADKAAEIALVKSRTQRAIADAHAIVDVDDLVVETLVTIFKDLRTGITSEGWSVAQPSTVMSTAEAVAISTSISLASAYFPDSGTQLGLIPGHILGAVRKDDEKDSERIVAYFDKAVQRRAKANPNSPWSTIWEHRDDIS; this is translated from the coding sequence ATGGAAAACCTCAATGTCCAGATGCTGGTGCCGGAAGATGAATACGCAGAACAAATCGAGTTTTTACGGCGGTGGGATGATGGGCCGAAACCTCCCGGTTGGCAGCTGACCCCTCAAGCGGTCGTGGCGTTTATCTGCGGTGCCGCTGGATTGCGGTTAGCGGGTAACACCCGCATGGATATTCCGCCGAAATTCATTGGTGACAAGGCGTTAGTGGAGCGGTGCGTGGTTACCCTAGCGGGTGCCAGAGGGCTGCTTTTAGTTGGCGAACCCGGTACTGCTAAATCCATGCTGTCGGAGTTACTGGCGGCAGCAATCAGCGGAACATCAGCTCTAACGGTGCAGGGCAGTGCGGGGACCACTGAAGACCAACTACGATACGGCTGGAATTACGGACTGCTGCTTGCCGAGGGCCCAAGCATCAACGCATTAGTGCCTTCTCCGGTGCTTACGGCGATGACCAGCGGGAAAGTGGCTCGAATCGAAGAGATTACCCGGTGTCAACCGGAGATTCAAGATAGCCTGGTGCCGGTATTATCGGAGCGTCGAATAGCTATTCCCGAATTAGGCGATTACAGCGTGGCTGCCAGGGAAGGCTTTTGCGTTATCGCCACCGCGAACTTGCGCGACCGCGGCGTTTCCGAGATGTCAGCGGCGCTGAAACGTCGTTTCAATTTTGAACACATCGACCCGATTGCGGACAAAGCTGCCGAAATCGCATTGGTGAAAAGCCGAACCCAGCGCGCAATAGCGGATGCCCATGCCATCGTCGATGTGGACGACTTAGTGGTGGAAACGTTGGTCACAATTTTTAAAGACCTCAGAACAGGCATCACCTCAGAGGGGTGGAGCGTTGCCCAACCATCAACTGTCATGTCAACGGCGGAGGCGGTTGCTATTTCAACCTCCATTAGCTTGGCATCGGCCTATTTTCCGGATTCTGGCACCCAATTGGGTCTGATCCCGGGGCACATCCTCGGTGCGGTGCGTAAAGACGACGAAAAGGACAGCGAACGGATCGTTGCCTATTTCGATAAAGCCGTCCAGCGTCGGGCGAAGGCTAACCCCAATTCGCCATGGTCTACTATCTGGGAACACCGCGATGACATCAGTTAA
- a CDS encoding SMI1/KNR4 family protein, whose translation MTSYLRTFYETVTTTWPTTPADGQPDYGVELPPRIPTPATEDTIAAVVSRYPLAPPELLCLLREADGTWHKGDFRGFLVFFREVDGYVESACLNSCQDILDYNETESLEDYYGMDTIRAEGESLLDPRIDPTIPMNQRMWIGTDRVFYDVYLDFNPAEGGKVGQVVWSVHDADEWRVIAPSFADYLSTLEAQAATNARNYHP comes from the coding sequence ATGACCTCCTACCTGCGCACATTCTATGAAACGGTGACCACCACGTGGCCAACTACACCTGCCGATGGCCAGCCTGATTATGGGGTGGAGCTTCCGCCGCGCATCCCCACCCCGGCCACCGAGGATACAATCGCGGCAGTTGTTTCGCGCTACCCACTCGCCCCACCTGAACTTCTCTGCTTACTGCGGGAAGCGGATGGAACATGGCACAAGGGTGACTTCCGAGGGTTCCTGGTGTTTTTCCGTGAAGTGGATGGATATGTTGAGTCCGCCTGCCTGAACTCCTGCCAAGACATCCTCGACTATAACGAGACGGAAAGCCTCGAAGACTACTACGGTATGGACACGATTCGCGCCGAAGGGGAAAGTCTCCTTGACCCGCGAATCGACCCGACAATCCCCATGAATCAGCGCATGTGGATCGGCACCGACCGTGTTTTCTACGACGTGTACCTCGACTTCAACCCAGCGGAAGGCGGCAAAGTGGGCCAAGTTGTGTGGTCAGTACACGACGCCGACGAGTGGCGCGTCATCGCACCTAGCTTCGCTGACTACCTTTCAACACTCGAAGCACAAGCTGCGACTAACGCCCGGAACTACCACCCCTAG
- a CDS encoding EamA family transporter: MTENSTYQRLAPIGLIIASGASVYIGAAVAVGLFVVLPPTHVAWLRVFCAGLIMTIIYRPHFKSFVGDKSKLAMAYGASMVLMNICFYNAIETIPLGTAVAVEFLGPIVVGAVASRKIQQWVALLLAAAGVIVLSGAQWTDNARGILFALGAAAGWGMYIAVGLKMSRVLLGRKETQQMLGVGLLYGALFALPLVVFQFPTSVPMDPATMIGLVVGLAVLSTVIPSSLEIVAMRLSSASLYAVLTALMPLVATICGAVMLGQLPTAIELVGIALVVVAVIVRR; the protein is encoded by the coding sequence GTGACTGAAAACTCCACTTATCAAAGGTTGGCGCCTATCGGATTGATCATTGCCAGCGGAGCCAGCGTCTATATCGGTGCAGCTGTTGCGGTAGGATTATTCGTCGTCTTGCCACCAACCCACGTTGCCTGGCTGCGGGTGTTTTGCGCCGGGTTGATAATGACAATCATTTATCGCCCACATTTTAAAAGCTTCGTGGGCGATAAATCGAAGCTCGCGATGGCCTACGGGGCATCAATGGTGTTGATGAATATTTGTTTCTACAACGCCATTGAGACAATACCGTTGGGGACAGCGGTGGCCGTGGAGTTTTTGGGGCCCATTGTTGTCGGAGCAGTTGCAAGCCGAAAAATTCAACAGTGGGTTGCACTCCTATTAGCTGCAGCAGGGGTGATTGTGCTATCCGGAGCGCAGTGGACAGACAACGCCCGTGGCATACTATTTGCCCTAGGTGCAGCGGCCGGGTGGGGCATGTACATTGCCGTTGGGTTGAAAATGTCGCGGGTATTGTTAGGCAGAAAAGAAACCCAACAAATGCTGGGGGTTGGGTTGCTCTATGGCGCATTATTCGCCTTGCCACTGGTGGTATTTCAGTTTCCTACCTCGGTGCCGATGGACCCGGCTACGATGATTGGATTAGTGGTCGGCCTTGCAGTCTTATCAACGGTTATTCCAAGCTCATTGGAAATCGTCGCCATGCGGCTATCGTCGGCCTCGTTATATGCGGTACTCACTGCACTCATGCCCCTGGTGGCAACTATCTGCGGCGCAGTCATGCTCGGGCAGCTACCCACCGCAATTGAACTGGTCGGTATCGCCTTAGTCGTCGTTGCGGTGATCGTCCGTAGATAG
- a CDS encoding SGNH/GDSL hydrolase family protein, whose amino-acid sequence MKKALTCTRSAAIAAALATTCALLLTPHAVLAQPFPPEIKEEPLPDLNLAEPKSNPGKYQAVPHGGAQYVAFGDSYAANPNTEEQYEARQDGDPCRWGDNSYPMHLSKNFSSFFNATCSGAVIEQDYFKAAPVTARLSQLVDRAENVHALGPQTQLVTITIGGNEAWYAIRDYGHLGSSKMITPAEYSRRIGPSIARIRAQAPNARILLVGYPEFVGADNRLCYIDTTRYGFPLKIVVHDPTQRTYIKALNDAMRMSAPDLGTEYVDVFTPSQGHGSCVPDDQRWVKNLLDAPERDPHLILHLNEVGTKEQARIVGEYLKLDNLPQL is encoded by the coding sequence ATGAAAAAAGCCTTAACCTGCACTCGGTCGGCCGCTATTGCGGCAGCACTAGCTACTACCTGTGCTCTTTTGCTTACCCCGCACGCGGTACTGGCGCAACCCTTCCCACCTGAAATCAAGGAAGAACCGCTACCGGATCTAAACCTTGCGGAGCCAAAAAGTAATCCGGGTAAGTATCAGGCGGTGCCGCACGGTGGTGCACAATACGTGGCTTTCGGCGATTCCTACGCGGCTAACCCCAACACCGAGGAACAATACGAGGCACGCCAAGACGGCGATCCGTGCCGCTGGGGTGATAATTCCTACCCCATGCATCTATCTAAGAACTTCTCGTCCTTTTTCAACGCCACCTGCTCGGGTGCTGTGATCGAACAGGATTACTTCAAGGCTGCGCCGGTTACCGCACGGCTGAGCCAATTGGTGGATCGGGCGGAAAACGTACACGCATTAGGACCACAAACGCAGCTGGTAACCATAACCATCGGTGGGAATGAAGCGTGGTACGCTATCCGCGACTATGGTCATTTGGGTTCCTCAAAGATGATCACCCCTGCGGAATACAGCCGAAGGATCGGCCCGTCGATCGCCCGGATTCGCGCCCAGGCTCCAAACGCCCGGATTTTGCTCGTCGGCTATCCCGAGTTTGTCGGTGCGGACAACCGTTTGTGTTATATCGACACCACCCGCTACGGCTTCCCGCTAAAGATAGTGGTGCACGACCCAACCCAACGTACCTACATCAAAGCGTTAAATGATGCCATGCGCATGTCTGCCCCAGATCTTGGCACCGAATACGTCGACGTGTTCACCCCTTCCCAAGGGCACGGATCCTGTGTACCGGATGACCAACGGTGGGTAAAAAATCTGCTCGATGCCCCGGAGCGCGATCCGCACCTTATCCTTCACCTCAATGAGGTCGGCACTAAGGAACAAGCCCGGATCGTTGGTGAATACCTGAAATTGGATAATCTGCCACAGCTTTAA
- a CDS encoding DUF5682 family protein, with protein sequence MTSVKPYDLEAALEQLGHHENIFGIRHHSPACARMVVEAAEELNPEAIAVELPADLHDCITWLAHDETTAPIAIAAAVTGDPHSGCLYPFADFSPELAIIRWAHKRNIPVHAIDLPVGAPKHPCVGEDEIEVQEHQERIAEVISQESWDTQVETAAVGQSWHNIQTAALAVGAATRFLQPPDYHTLRREKFMRQALRKLPGVTLVVVGSYHCLGLLDNSANDTTPDLETDWSLVTASVVPYSFAQLDSRSGYAAGIRDPWWQQAVMGKSRAEVVDVVRDVMVSVTRELRHQGHPAGTGETMEAVRVALDLASLRKLPSVGRREAIEAVTTVFAHGEILGRGRAVAQALQEVLVGDKRGSVAPAAPHPALVVEIKHQLASVKLPSEIKEPSKTLRVDPFSGHTALKRHVLFKQLEVLGIPYTTDKTEGTQRGLKAQGYTITCTWSPGAETATNLAAAHGVTVEQAVAHILLVTLNEPDVPLDTLLTTLGVAIGCGIDQVVNYVVQELTRNWLNSLSLHQAITVAETLSGVVSATDAGALLLADDTKNRCVSLADELAPIIISSVNGIAGSTDPHDARALGHLMSFGTEYAGLLKHTLYRLKTHGSTLMQGAAYALAPDDDTKALVGSWTDQASKPYLVGFLSALGPAWPDSYLLDEFIDNIETIADSAFINMLPSFRSTFDLTSAGEREAFLDRLYERIGHIDTTLDPQRAVEFATEDARARELLDALGLMDLSFDPATRWRLILGAQPDQLTGTAQKMATALDELYGFSPNGDASPGDGRITAGHKPGTISARVWKEDIESLFGHQGVQEIFGDALEAGRGDVAAALDPDSVTPSVDSLKTILNLKGALPEARLAKLRPIVARIVSELSKQLATTVRPALTQLTNVKTSTKKSPRLALAATIRANLTNVVEHDNRRTIVPVNPRFYQTQTKISPWHIIVVVDVSGSMEASTIYASMTAAILTQIRTLKVHFVTFDTQVIDLSDHVEDPLALLLEISVGGGTNIAKGLMYAETLIENPTRTAVILITDFEEYGSINRLVDTVRRLHDDGVKLLGCAALDDSGVATYDEAVARQVASAGMRVAQVTPLELARWVTEVLA encoded by the coding sequence ATGACATCAGTTAAACCTTATGATCTCGAAGCGGCATTGGAGCAGCTTGGGCACCACGAGAATATTTTCGGCATCCGGCATCACTCGCCAGCATGCGCCCGCATGGTGGTGGAGGCCGCCGAAGAACTGAACCCCGAAGCAATCGCGGTGGAATTACCCGCCGACCTCCACGATTGCATCACGTGGCTAGCGCATGACGAAACCACGGCGCCGATCGCCATTGCTGCGGCAGTGACGGGGGACCCGCACTCGGGGTGCTTGTACCCGTTTGCGGATTTTTCGCCCGAGCTTGCGATCATCCGGTGGGCACATAAGCGAAACATCCCGGTCCACGCCATTGATTTGCCAGTTGGTGCGCCGAAACATCCATGTGTCGGTGAGGACGAAATTGAAGTTCAGGAACACCAAGAACGCATAGCTGAGGTTATCAGCCAGGAAAGCTGGGATACACAGGTAGAAACCGCCGCGGTGGGGCAGTCGTGGCATAATATCCAAACCGCAGCATTGGCGGTGGGCGCTGCAACTAGGTTTCTACAACCGCCGGATTATCACACTTTAAGGCGGGAAAAATTTATGCGCCAGGCGCTTAGAAAGCTGCCTGGCGTCACACTGGTAGTGGTTGGATCATATCACTGTTTAGGCTTGCTCGATAACAGTGCGAACGACACCACCCCCGATCTGGAAACCGACTGGTCACTGGTTACTGCCTCGGTTGTTCCGTATTCTTTCGCACAACTTGATTCCCGGTCCGGGTACGCGGCTGGGATTCGGGACCCCTGGTGGCAACAAGCAGTTATGGGCAAAAGCCGCGCCGAAGTGGTGGATGTTGTTCGGGACGTGATGGTATCGGTCACCCGTGAGCTTCGGCACCAAGGTCATCCGGCTGGAACTGGAGAGACCATGGAAGCGGTCCGCGTCGCATTAGACTTGGCCAGCTTGCGGAAATTGCCAAGCGTGGGGCGTCGTGAAGCCATCGAGGCCGTGACCACCGTGTTTGCCCACGGTGAAATCTTAGGTCGAGGTCGTGCGGTCGCCCAGGCGCTCCAAGAGGTGTTGGTAGGCGATAAAAGGGGCTCGGTTGCGCCAGCGGCACCACACCCGGCACTGGTTGTCGAGATCAAACACCAATTGGCTTCCGTGAAACTGCCGTCGGAAATCAAAGAACCGTCAAAAACGCTTAGGGTCGATCCGTTCAGCGGCCACACCGCGCTGAAACGACACGTGTTGTTCAAACAGCTTGAGGTTTTGGGTATTCCGTACACAACCGACAAAACCGAAGGCACCCAACGCGGATTGAAGGCGCAAGGGTACACGATTACTTGTACGTGGAGTCCCGGTGCGGAGACCGCGACCAATCTTGCCGCAGCGCACGGTGTTACCGTGGAGCAAGCCGTGGCCCATATTCTATTGGTGACATTGAATGAGCCTGATGTGCCACTGGACACGTTGCTGACAACATTGGGGGTTGCCATTGGCTGCGGAATTGACCAGGTGGTCAACTATGTTGTGCAAGAACTAACCCGGAATTGGCTCAATTCCCTCAGCCTGCATCAGGCCATTACGGTTGCTGAAACTTTATCCGGGGTGGTCTCCGCTACGGACGCTGGCGCCCTGTTGCTGGCAGACGACACTAAAAACCGGTGTGTTAGCCTTGCCGACGAATTAGCGCCGATCATTATTTCCAGCGTTAATGGCATCGCCGGTTCCACTGATCCCCACGATGCCAGGGCATTAGGGCACTTGATGTCCTTTGGCACCGAATACGCGGGTCTGCTTAAACACACACTGTACCGGTTGAAAACGCATGGCAGTACGCTTATGCAAGGAGCTGCCTATGCGCTTGCCCCCGATGACGATACGAAAGCGTTAGTGGGATCGTGGACCGACCAGGCGTCGAAACCATACTTGGTGGGATTCCTTTCCGCATTGGGGCCAGCCTGGCCGGATTCGTATTTGCTTGACGAGTTTATCGACAACATTGAAACCATCGCGGACAGCGCATTCATAAATATGCTGCCAAGTTTCAGATCCACGTTTGATCTGACATCAGCGGGGGAGCGCGAAGCGTTTCTTGATCGGCTCTACGAACGCATTGGGCACATCGATACGACACTTGATCCGCAGCGCGCCGTAGAGTTTGCCACGGAAGATGCCCGCGCCCGGGAACTTCTTGACGCCTTAGGGTTGATGGACCTTTCCTTCGATCCAGCTACCCGGTGGCGATTGATCCTCGGTGCCCAGCCGGATCAACTAACCGGTACAGCGCAGAAAATGGCGACGGCCTTGGATGAACTCTATGGTTTTAGCCCGAATGGGGACGCATCACCTGGTGATGGCCGAATAACTGCTGGGCATAAGCCTGGCACTATCTCCGCCCGGGTATGGAAAGAAGACATCGAGTCACTATTTGGGCATCAAGGGGTTCAAGAAATCTTCGGTGATGCACTTGAAGCTGGGCGCGGTGATGTGGCGGCCGCACTCGACCCTGATTCGGTGACACCTAGCGTGGATTCGTTGAAGACCATTTTGAATTTGAAAGGTGCATTACCAGAAGCGCGGTTAGCGAAACTGCGCCCCATAGTCGCTCGCATCGTATCGGAGTTGAGTAAACAACTCGCCACCACGGTCCGCCCCGCACTGACGCAACTGACCAACGTGAAAACGTCGACGAAGAAATCCCCCAGGCTAGCGTTGGCCGCGACGATTCGGGCGAATCTCACAAACGTCGTGGAACACGATAATCGGCGCACAATCGTCCCAGTCAATCCGAGGTTTTACCAGACGCAGACAAAAATTTCGCCGTGGCACATCATCGTTGTTGTGGATGTTTCCGGGTCGATGGAAGCTTCCACCATCTATGCCTCCATGACCGCAGCGATTCTTACGCAAATCCGCACACTAAAGGTACATTTCGTCACTTTCGACACACAGGTCATCGATTTAAGCGACCACGTCGAAGACCCACTAGCGTTGTTACTCGAAATCTCCGTCGGCGGCGGAACCAATATTGCCAAGGGACTGATGTATGCCGAAACGCTTATTGAAAATCCCACCCGAACCGCAGTCATTCTCATTACAGACTTTGAAGAATATGGTTCGATCAATCGACTAGTTGATACCGTTCGGCGGCTCCACGACGACGGGGTGAAACTGTTAGGCTGCGCAGCCTTGGATGATTCCGGTGTCGCTACTTACGACGAAGCAGTGGCTCGACAGGTAGCCAGCGCCGGAATGCGGGTTGCCCAAGTGACCCCATTGGAGCTGGCCAGGTGGGTAACGGAGGTGCTAGCGTGA
- a CDS encoding type II toxin-antitoxin system RelE family toxin: MGELANNPRPHGCIQLWGGNGEYRIRVGSYRIIYDIQDQELIILVLRVGHRREIYR; this comes from the coding sequence ATCGGCGAACTAGCAAACAACCCACGACCGCACGGATGCATTCAGCTTTGGGGCGGAAATGGTGAGTATCGCATAAGGGTAGGCAGCTATCGGATAATCTATGATATCCAAGACCAAGAGCTCATTATTCTTGTGCTCCGGGTAGGCCATCGGCGTGAAATCTATCGCTAA
- a CDS encoding PH domain-containing protein — MEMAGIAEWTFIEEVPIPADVVGLMVPGEQPVVAFKTLRDSAIFTTKRLIVRDAQGLRGKKVEIYSLPYSSINMWSTENAGTLDFNAEVELWTRAGKIKIKIGRGLDVRRLDMLIAHSILGSS, encoded by the coding sequence ATGGAGATGGCGGGAATCGCTGAGTGGACATTCATAGAAGAAGTGCCGATCCCAGCTGATGTTGTAGGGCTGATGGTACCTGGCGAGCAGCCTGTGGTGGCGTTTAAGACACTACGTGACAGCGCGATTTTCACAACGAAACGGTTGATTGTACGTGATGCCCAAGGATTGCGTGGCAAAAAGGTGGAAATTTACTCTCTTCCTTATTCGTCAATCAATATGTGGTCTACAGAAAACGCAGGAACTTTGGACTTTAACGCGGAAGTCGAATTATGGACACGGGCGGGCAAGATTAAGATCAAAATCGGTCGAGGTCTCGACGTTAGACGCCTCGACATGCTTATCGCTCACAGCATTCTCGGTTCTTCTTAA